A single region of the Anguilla anguilla isolate fAngAng1 chromosome 17, fAngAng1.pri, whole genome shotgun sequence genome encodes:
- the stx1b gene encoding syntaxin-1B: protein MKDRTQELRSAKDSDDDEEVVHVDRDHFMDEFFEQVEEIRGCIEKLSEDVEQVKKQHSAILAAPNPDEKTKQELEDLTADIKKTANKVRSKLKAIEQSIEQEEGLNRSSADLRIRKTQHSTLSRKFVEVMTEYNTTQSKYRDRCKDRIQRQLEITGRTTTNEELEDMLESGKLAIFTDDIKMDSQMTKQALNEIETRHTEIIKLENSIRELHDMFVDMAMLVESQGEMIDRIEYNVEHSVDYVERAVSDTKKAVKYQSQARKKKIMIIICCVVLGVVLASSIGGTLGF from the exons gctaAGGACAGCGATGACGATGAAGAGGTTGTCCACGTTGACAGGGACCATTTTATGGATGAGTTCTTTGAACAG GTGGAGGAGATCCGAGGCTGTATAGAGAAGCTGTCGGAGGATGTGGAGCAGGTGAAGAAGCAGCACAGCGCCATCCTGGCGGCGCCGAACCCTGACGAGA agaCTAAGCAGGAGTTGGAGGATCTTACTGCTGACATCAAGAAGACGGCCAATAAAGTGCGCTCAAAATTAAAAG CAATTGAGCAGAGCATCGAACAGGAGGAGGGGCTGAACAGATCGTCAGCAGACTTGAGGATCCGTAAGACACAG CACTCCACGCTGTCGCGCAAGTTCGTGGAGGTGATGACCGAGTACAACACCACGCAGTCCAAGTACAGAGACCGCTGCAAGGACCGCATCCAAAGGCAGCTGGAGATCA CTGGGAGAACAACCACCAATGAGGAGCTAGAAGACATGCTGGAGAGTGGCAAGCTTGCCATCTTCACCGATGAT ATCAAAATGGACTCCCAGATGACCAAGCAGGCGCTGAACGAGATCGAGACCCGCCACACCGAGATCATCAAGCTGGAGAACAGCATCCGCGAGCTGCACGACATGTTCGTGGACATGGCCATGCTGGTGGAGAGCCAG GGTGAAATGATTGACAGAATTGAGTACAACGTGGAACACTCAGTGGACTACGTGGAGCGGGCTGTGTCCGACACCAAGAAGGCTGTGAAATACCAGAGCCAGGCCCGCAaa AAGAAGATCATGATCATCATCTGCTGTGTGGTCCTGGGAGTCGTCTTGGCGTCCAGTATCGGAGGAACGCTCGGCTTTTAG